One genomic window of Salmo salar chromosome ssa12, Ssal_v3.1, whole genome shotgun sequence includes the following:
- the LOC106565117 gene encoding differentially expressed in FDCP 6 homolog isoform X2, with translation MELRAELLKSIWYAFTSLDVEKSGKVSKSQLKVLSHNLYTALNIPHDPVALEDHFRDDDDGPVSNQGYMPYLNKFILDKVVEGTFVKENVDEFCWTLSAKKNYRPKNGVDVLPDKDAFHLWCLFNFLSEDDYPLVLVPEEVEYLLKKICRAMSVELSCVDVEDFISQEAVQQSGITVWAFLDFVNTGRLTRGMEKDSVTMAIDKVYQEIAGNIIKQGYLWKKGHLRRNWNERWFSLQPSTLHYYVSEDRKECKGCIELGHNCCVEVLPEKEGKRCMFCVKTLTKTYEMSAPDTKQRQEWTTAIQTAIRLCVEWKKSLHKDLKLRRREQREERERRRTAKEEELQSLRLLQGERESKLAELELLQDAQKQAQTALLQEEQKRKQKHVELQRTLQEQLQQAEEARVSIQAEMALKEVETERQRRRIRELEVMQLRLEEALHQEMRARQDEEVYCLAQARLLVEEEEKMKALLALQEEQEQYILKTQREKQELRQEMVTKSQALEEAQHQLEKVRASRRRMDQDIAAAQRKLRHASTSVKHWNIQVNRLTHPNGPVERRPSLGSSGVPVVSVPSLRDPGLRLYHQRNEREKEK, from the exons GTGTTGTCTCATAACCTATACACTGCGCTGAACATCCCACACGACCCTGTGGCTCTAGAGGACCACTTCAGAGACGATGATGATGGGCCGGTGTCCAACCAGGGGTACATGCCCTACCTCAACAAATTCATACTGGACAag GTGGTTGAGGGCACGTTTGTTAAGGAGAATGTAGATGAGTTCTGCTGGACCCTCAGTGCCAAAAAGAACTACCGGCCTAAAAATGGTGTGGACGTTCTGCCTGATAAAGATGCCTTCCATCTTTGGTGCCTCTTCAACTTCCTGTCGGAAGACGATTATCCACTGGTCCTGGTCCCAGAGGAG GTGGAATATCTCCTGAAGAAGATCTGCAGAGCCATGAGTGTGGAGTTGAGCTGTGTGGACGTGGAAGACTTCATCTCCCAGGAGGCTGTGCAGCAAAGCGGCATCACAGTGTGGGCCTTCCTGGACTTTGTCAACACCGGGAGGCTGaccagagggatggagaaggactCTGTTACGATGGCGATAGACAAGGTCTACCAGGAGATAGCGGGCAATATCATAAAACAG GGGTATCTGTGGAAGAAGGGCCACTTGCGGAGGAACTGGAACGAGCGCTGGTTCTCTCTCCAGCCCAGCACTCTGCATTACTATGTCAGTGAGGACCGCAAGGAGTGTAAAGGCTGCATCGAGCTGGGCCACAACTGCTGTGTGGAG GTGCTGCCAGAGAAGGAGGGGAAGAGGTGTATGTTCTGTGTGAAGACGCTCACTAAGACCTACGAGATGAGCGCCCCCGACACCAAGCAGAGACAGGAGTGGACCACAG CGATCCAGACAGCCATCcgtctgtgtgtggagtggaAGAAGTCCCTGCATAAGGACCTGAAGCTGCGACGCAGGgagcaaagggaggagagagagaggagacgcaccGCCAAGGAGGAGGAGCTCCAAAGTCTGCGCCTCCtccagggggagagggagagcaagtTGGCTGAGCTGGAGCtactacag GATGCGCAAAAGCAGGCCCAGACAGCTCTGCTGCAGGAGGAGCAGAAGAGGAAACAGAAACATGTGGAGCTGCAGAGAACCCTGCAGGAACAGCTACAGCAGGCTGAGGAG GCGCGGGTCAGCATTCAGGCAGAAATGGCCCTCAAGGAGGTAGAGACGGAGCGTcagaggaggaggataagggaGCTGGAGGTGATGCAGCTCCGCTTGGAGGAGGCCCTGCATCAGGAGATGAGAGCTAGACAAGACGAGGAGGTCTACTGCCTCGCAcaggccag gctgctggtagaggaggaggagaagatgaagGCCCTGCTGGCCCTCCAGGAGGAACAGGAGCAGTACATCCTGAAGacccagagagagaagcaggagcTCAGGCAGGAGATGGTAACCAAGTCCCAGGCTTTGGAGGAGGCCCAACACCAGCTGGAGAAGGTTCGGGCCAGCCGGCGCAGAATGGACCAGGACATTGCA GCTGCTCAAAGGAAGCTGCGACATGCCAGCACCAGCGTCAAACACTGGAACATCCAGGTGAACAGACTGACACATCCTAATGGACCGGTAG agaGAAGACCCTCTCTTGGAAGCTCAGGGGTCCCAGTTGTGTCTGTGCCCTCCCTAAGAGACCCGGGCCTACGCCTGTACCATCAGAGgaatgaaagagagaaggagaagtga
- the LOC106565117 gene encoding differentially expressed in FDCP 6 homolog isoform X1 — protein sequence MELRAELLKSIWYAFTSLDVEKSGKVSKSQLKVLSHNLYTALNIPHDPVALEDHFRDDDDGPVSNQGYMPYLNKFILDKVVEGTFVKENVDEFCWTLSAKKNYRPKNGVDVLPDKDAFHLWCLFNFLSEDDYPLVLVPEEVEYLLKKICRAMSVELSCVDVEDFISQEAVQQSGITVWAFLDFVNTGRLTRGMEKDSVTMAIDKVYQEIAGNIIKQGYLWKKGHLRRNWNERWFSLQPSTLHYYVSEDRKECKGCIELGHNCCVEVLPEKEGKRCMFCVKTLTKTYEMSAPDTKQRQEWTTAIQTAIRLCVEWKKSLHKDLKLRRREQREERERRRTAKEEELQSLRLLQGERESKLAELELLQDAQKQAQTALLQEEQKRKQKHVELQRTLQEQLQQAEEARVSIQAEMALKEVETERQRRRIRELEVMQLRLEEALHQEMRARQDEEVYCLAQARLLVEEEEKMKALLALQEEQEQYILKTQREKQELRQEMVTKSQALEEAQHQLEKVRASRRRMDQDIAAAQRKLRHASTSVKHWNIQVNRLTHPNGPVGEISERRPSLGSSGVPVVSVPSLRDPGLRLYHQRNEREKEK from the exons GTGTTGTCTCATAACCTATACACTGCGCTGAACATCCCACACGACCCTGTGGCTCTAGAGGACCACTTCAGAGACGATGATGATGGGCCGGTGTCCAACCAGGGGTACATGCCCTACCTCAACAAATTCATACTGGACAag GTGGTTGAGGGCACGTTTGTTAAGGAGAATGTAGATGAGTTCTGCTGGACCCTCAGTGCCAAAAAGAACTACCGGCCTAAAAATGGTGTGGACGTTCTGCCTGATAAAGATGCCTTCCATCTTTGGTGCCTCTTCAACTTCCTGTCGGAAGACGATTATCCACTGGTCCTGGTCCCAGAGGAG GTGGAATATCTCCTGAAGAAGATCTGCAGAGCCATGAGTGTGGAGTTGAGCTGTGTGGACGTGGAAGACTTCATCTCCCAGGAGGCTGTGCAGCAAAGCGGCATCACAGTGTGGGCCTTCCTGGACTTTGTCAACACCGGGAGGCTGaccagagggatggagaaggactCTGTTACGATGGCGATAGACAAGGTCTACCAGGAGATAGCGGGCAATATCATAAAACAG GGGTATCTGTGGAAGAAGGGCCACTTGCGGAGGAACTGGAACGAGCGCTGGTTCTCTCTCCAGCCCAGCACTCTGCATTACTATGTCAGTGAGGACCGCAAGGAGTGTAAAGGCTGCATCGAGCTGGGCCACAACTGCTGTGTGGAG GTGCTGCCAGAGAAGGAGGGGAAGAGGTGTATGTTCTGTGTGAAGACGCTCACTAAGACCTACGAGATGAGCGCCCCCGACACCAAGCAGAGACAGGAGTGGACCACAG CGATCCAGACAGCCATCcgtctgtgtgtggagtggaAGAAGTCCCTGCATAAGGACCTGAAGCTGCGACGCAGGgagcaaagggaggagagagagaggagacgcaccGCCAAGGAGGAGGAGCTCCAAAGTCTGCGCCTCCtccagggggagagggagagcaagtTGGCTGAGCTGGAGCtactacag GATGCGCAAAAGCAGGCCCAGACAGCTCTGCTGCAGGAGGAGCAGAAGAGGAAACAGAAACATGTGGAGCTGCAGAGAACCCTGCAGGAACAGCTACAGCAGGCTGAGGAG GCGCGGGTCAGCATTCAGGCAGAAATGGCCCTCAAGGAGGTAGAGACGGAGCGTcagaggaggaggataagggaGCTGGAGGTGATGCAGCTCCGCTTGGAGGAGGCCCTGCATCAGGAGATGAGAGCTAGACAAGACGAGGAGGTCTACTGCCTCGCAcaggccag gctgctggtagaggaggaggagaagatgaagGCCCTGCTGGCCCTCCAGGAGGAACAGGAGCAGTACATCCTGAAGacccagagagagaagcaggagcTCAGGCAGGAGATGGTAACCAAGTCCCAGGCTTTGGAGGAGGCCCAACACCAGCTGGAGAAGGTTCGGGCCAGCCGGCGCAGAATGGACCAGGACATTGCA GCTGCTCAAAGGAAGCTGCGACATGCCAGCACCAGCGTCAAACACTGGAACATCCAGGTGAACAGACTGACACATCCTAATGGACCGGTAGGTGAGATAAGTG agaGAAGACCCTCTCTTGGAAGCTCAGGGGTCCCAGTTGTGTCTGTGCCCTCCCTAAGAGACCCGGGCCTACGCCTGTACCATCAGAGgaatgaaagagagaaggagaagtga
- the LOC106565117 gene encoding differentially expressed in FDCP 6 homolog isoform X3, producing the protein MELRAELLKSIWYAFTSLDVEKSGKVSKSQLKVLSHNLYTALNIPHDPVALEDHFRDDDDGPVSNQGYMPYLNKFILDKVVEGTFVKENVDEFCWTLSAKKNYRPKNGVDVLPDKDAFHLWCLFNFLSEDDYPLVLVPEEVEYLLKKICRAMSVELSCVDVEDFISQEAVQQSGITVWAFLDFVNTGRLTRGMEKDSVTMAIDKVYQEIAGNIIKQGYLWKKGHLRRNWNERWFSLQPSTLHYYVSEDRKECKGCIELGHNCCVEVLPEKEGKRCMFCVKTLTKTYEMSAPDTKQRQEWTTAIQTAIRLCVEWKKSLHKDLKLRRREQREERERRRTAKEEELQSLRLLQGERESKLAELELLQDAQKQAQTALLQEEQKRKQKHVELQRTLQEQLQQAEEARVSIQAEMALKEVETERQRRRIRELEVMQLRLEEALHQEMRARQDEEVYCLAQARLLVEEEEKMKALLALQEEQEQYILKTQREKQELRQEMVTKSQALEEAQHQLEKVRASRRRMDQDIAAAQRKLRHASTSVKHWNIQVNRLTHPNGPREDPLLEAQGSQLCLCPP; encoded by the exons GTGTTGTCTCATAACCTATACACTGCGCTGAACATCCCACACGACCCTGTGGCTCTAGAGGACCACTTCAGAGACGATGATGATGGGCCGGTGTCCAACCAGGGGTACATGCCCTACCTCAACAAATTCATACTGGACAag GTGGTTGAGGGCACGTTTGTTAAGGAGAATGTAGATGAGTTCTGCTGGACCCTCAGTGCCAAAAAGAACTACCGGCCTAAAAATGGTGTGGACGTTCTGCCTGATAAAGATGCCTTCCATCTTTGGTGCCTCTTCAACTTCCTGTCGGAAGACGATTATCCACTGGTCCTGGTCCCAGAGGAG GTGGAATATCTCCTGAAGAAGATCTGCAGAGCCATGAGTGTGGAGTTGAGCTGTGTGGACGTGGAAGACTTCATCTCCCAGGAGGCTGTGCAGCAAAGCGGCATCACAGTGTGGGCCTTCCTGGACTTTGTCAACACCGGGAGGCTGaccagagggatggagaaggactCTGTTACGATGGCGATAGACAAGGTCTACCAGGAGATAGCGGGCAATATCATAAAACAG GGGTATCTGTGGAAGAAGGGCCACTTGCGGAGGAACTGGAACGAGCGCTGGTTCTCTCTCCAGCCCAGCACTCTGCATTACTATGTCAGTGAGGACCGCAAGGAGTGTAAAGGCTGCATCGAGCTGGGCCACAACTGCTGTGTGGAG GTGCTGCCAGAGAAGGAGGGGAAGAGGTGTATGTTCTGTGTGAAGACGCTCACTAAGACCTACGAGATGAGCGCCCCCGACACCAAGCAGAGACAGGAGTGGACCACAG CGATCCAGACAGCCATCcgtctgtgtgtggagtggaAGAAGTCCCTGCATAAGGACCTGAAGCTGCGACGCAGGgagcaaagggaggagagagagaggagacgcaccGCCAAGGAGGAGGAGCTCCAAAGTCTGCGCCTCCtccagggggagagggagagcaagtTGGCTGAGCTGGAGCtactacag GATGCGCAAAAGCAGGCCCAGACAGCTCTGCTGCAGGAGGAGCAGAAGAGGAAACAGAAACATGTGGAGCTGCAGAGAACCCTGCAGGAACAGCTACAGCAGGCTGAGGAG GCGCGGGTCAGCATTCAGGCAGAAATGGCCCTCAAGGAGGTAGAGACGGAGCGTcagaggaggaggataagggaGCTGGAGGTGATGCAGCTCCGCTTGGAGGAGGCCCTGCATCAGGAGATGAGAGCTAGACAAGACGAGGAGGTCTACTGCCTCGCAcaggccag gctgctggtagaggaggaggagaagatgaagGCCCTGCTGGCCCTCCAGGAGGAACAGGAGCAGTACATCCTGAAGacccagagagagaagcaggagcTCAGGCAGGAGATGGTAACCAAGTCCCAGGCTTTGGAGGAGGCCCAACACCAGCTGGAGAAGGTTCGGGCCAGCCGGCGCAGAATGGACCAGGACATTGCA GCTGCTCAAAGGAAGCTGCGACATGCCAGCACCAGCGTCAAACACTGGAACATCCAGGTGAACAGACTGACACATCCTAATGGACCG agaGAAGACCCTCTCTTGGAAGCTCAGGGGTCCCAGTTGTGTCTGTGCCCTCCCTAA